A single region of the Chryseobacterium culicis genome encodes:
- a CDS encoding septal ring lytic transglycosylase RlpA family protein, protein MMKRFILVIIMMISTLGVYSFTSNALDAKKTSYASYYHDKFNGRKTASGEIFDNSKFTAANRTLPFGTNVKVTNLKNGKEVIVRINDRGPFHSSRSLDMSKAAFDEIGDISHGTIPVEYEIVD, encoded by the coding sequence ATGATGAAAAGATTCATTCTCGTAATCATAATGATGATTTCAACCTTAGGTGTTTATTCTTTTACGAGTAATGCCTTAGATGCGAAAAAAACAAGTTATGCATCGTACTACCACGATAAATTTAACGGTAGAAAAACTGCTAGCGGAGAAATCTTTGATAACTCAAAGTTTACTGCAGCAAACAGAACGCTTCCATTTGGAACAAACGTTAAGGTAACAAACCTTAAGAATGGTAAAGAGGTAATAGTAAGAATTAATGACAGAGGGCCTTTCCATTCATCAAGATCTTTAGATATGTCTAAAGCTGCGTTCGATGAGATCGGAGATATCAGTCATGGTACAATTCCGGTCGAATATGAAATTGTCGATTAA
- a CDS encoding exodeoxyribonuclease III, with amino-acid sequence MRLITYNVNGIRAAFTKDFLGWLKTADPDIICIQESKAGNDQIDIESLEKLGYHSYWHSAVKKGYSGVGIASKIKPNHVEYGCGIESYDNEGRIIRADFDGFSAISVYVPSASNIERLDFKMQFCHDFLEYIKNLKKEIPNLIISGDFNICHEAIDIHNPVGLKNVSGFLPMEREWMTNFINECELIDSFRFFNNEPDHYTWWSYRQNSRERNKGWRLDYNFTSYGLKDKLSRAVILKEAIHSDHCPALLELDL; translated from the coding sequence ATGGAATCAGAGCAGCTTTCACGAAGGATTTTCTAGGCTGGCTGAAGACTGCCGATCCGGATATCATCTGTATTCAGGAGAGCAAGGCAGGAAACGACCAGATAGATATCGAAAGTCTTGAAAAATTAGGATATCACAGTTATTGGCACTCAGCGGTAAAAAAAGGCTACAGCGGGGTCGGAATTGCCTCAAAAATAAAGCCCAATCATGTAGAGTACGGTTGTGGCATCGAAAGCTATGATAATGAAGGAAGAATCATCCGTGCAGATTTCGATGGATTTTCGGCCATCTCCGTCTATGTGCCTTCTGCTTCTAATATTGAGAGACTGGATTTTAAAATGCAGTTTTGCCATGACTTCCTGGAGTATATCAAAAATTTAAAGAAAGAAATTCCTAACCTGATTATATCCGGTGACTTTAATATCTGCCACGAGGCTATCGACATTCACAATCCTGTGGGTCTAAAGAATGTTTCAGGATTTCTTCCTATGGAAAGGGAATGGATGACCAATTTCATCAATGAATGTGAATTGATTGACAGTTTCAGGTTTTTCAATAATGAACCTGATCATTATACATGGTGGAGCTACAGGCAAAATTCAAGGGAAAGAAATAAAGGCTGGAGGCTGGATTATAACTTCACCTCTTATGGTTTAAAAGATAAGCTCAGCAGGGCCGTTATTTTAAAGGAAGCAATACATTCTGACCATTGTCCTGCTTTATTGGAATTGGATCTATAA